The Streptomyces sp. DG1A-41 genomic sequence AGCAGACCGGATCGGGCCGGATTCCTGGACGCGGGAGACGTCATGGCGCAGATCGACACCAGCAAGGTCAGCCGCTGGGACCAGCACGGCCGGGAGCACGTGGTGCGGGTGCGGCGCACGGGCGGGCAGCGCACGCTCAGCTGCGACACCTGCGGCTGGCGCAGAGGCGCCCAGTTCCTGCCCTGGCTGAAGGCGGAGGAACACCTGGCGGAGGCTCATCAGGCGACGGTGGACCCGACGGCGGCGTGAACGGCCCCAGCAGCGGCCCCAGTAGGGGATCGAGGGCAGGTACGCCCTGTCGGGCTGGTGGTACAGGCCGGTGGTCATCAGGCTCATCAGTCGCACCACCTCGAGGCCGTAGGGCAGGCACCACCTGAGCAGCACGCTGCCGCTCGGGTACCCGTCGTCCGCCCGAAGGGCGGGCCTCGCGGTGTCTGGTGCGTGCGATCGCAAGGCGCCGAAGCGCCCACGTGGCTCCGCCACGTGGGCGGTTCGGCAACGCGGCGAGCGTGCGTGCCAGACACCGCGAGGCAGGCGGGAATTCGTCAGCCAGGCCCTAGGCCCGCAGCCCCCGCACCACGAGGTCCATGACCGCCGTGAAGTCCGCCTCGATGCCGGGCTCTTCCCACTCCCGGGCGTAGCACGGGTCGTGGAAGCGGCCCGTGGCGTGGAAGAGGGCGCGGGCGGTCGTCCCGGGGTCGGGGGTGGCGGCGAAGTCGCCGGTCTCGACGCCGGCCTGGATGATGCGGGTCAGCTGGGACGTCAGGTCGGCGATGTGCTCACCGACCGCCGTGCCGTTCTCGTCCGTGAGGACCATGTACGTGGCGAACAGCTCCGGATCCCCGCCCGCCTTGCGGCGCTTCGCGGCGAACAGCGCGGCGAGCCAGTCCCGCAGCCGGGTCTCCGGGGCGCTGTCCGCGGCGACGATCCCGGACAGTTCCCCGGACGTGCGGTCCAGCCAGCGCTTGGTGACCGCCTCGCGCAGCGCCGCCTTGGTGCGGAAGTGGCGGTAGACACTGCCGTGGCTGACGCCGAGCGCGCGGGCCACGTCCACCACGGTGGCCTTGGCCGGGCCGTGGCGGCGCAGCACCTCCTCGGTCGCCTCGAGGATGCGCTCGGCGGTCAGGGTCTCGCTGGTCGGTGCCATGCCCTGACCGTACCCGGAGCCCGGTTCAGCTCTCGAGGTGCGCCATCTGTGCCGCCGGGTAGCGGTCGCCGGCGGCGGCGCCGGGCGGTACAACCTCCTCGATCGCGGCGAGGTCGGCCGCGTCCGGCGTCACGTCCAGCGCGGCCAGCGCCTCCGTGAGCCGGTCGCGGCGACGCGCGCCGACCAGCGGCACGATGTCCTCACCGCGCGAGAGCACCCAGGCGATGGCGATCTGCGCGACACTGACGCCCTTCTGCTCGGCGATCTCCCGCAACGCCTCGACGAGGTTCAGGTTGTGCCGGAGGTTGTCCCCCTGGAAACGCGGCGACATCGCCCGGAAGTCGCCGGCGCCGAGCTGCCGGTCGGCGGTGAAGTGGCCCGAGATCAGGCCCCGGGAGAGCACGCCGTACGCCGTGATGCCGATGCCCAGCTCGCGTGTGGTGGGGAGGATCTCGTCCTCGATGCCGCGCGAGATGAGGGAGTACTCGATCTGGAGGTCGGAGATCGGCGCGGTGGCGGCGGCCCGGCGGATGGTCTCGGCGCCGACCTCGCTGAGGCCGATGTGCCGCACGCATCCCTTCTCGACCAGTTCCGCGATCGCGCCGACCGTCTCCTCGATCGGCACCTCGGGGTCGAGGCGGGCGATGCGGTAGACGTCGATGTGGTCGACGCCGAGCCGCTGGAGGGAGTACGCGGCGAAGTTCTTCACGGCGGCGGGCCTGCCGTCGTAGCCGGACCAGCCGCCGTCCGGGTCGCGCATGGCGCCGAACTTCACGCTGACCAGGGCCTGTTCACGCCGGGCGGCGGGGGCCGCGCGCAGGGCCTCGCCGATCAGCATCTCGTTGTGGCCCATGCCGTAGAAGTCGCCGGTGTCCAGCAGGGTGACGCCCGCTTCGAGCGCCGCGTGGATGGTCGCGACGGACTCGGCCCGGTCCGCCTCGCCGTACAGCGCGGACATGCCCATGCAGCCGAGGCCGAGGGCGGAGACCTGGGGGCCGGTGGTTCCGAGGGTTCGGGTTCGCATCGTCATGCGCTCCACGATGACATGACAGATAACAGATTTCAATATCTGTCATTCGATACTCGTCAGGACCTGGCGTCGGCCCTACCGCACCGTGAACGCCAGCTTCGCCCCCAGCGCCACGAACGACCCCGCGAACCCCCGCCGCAGCCACGCCATCACCCGCGGCCGCCCGATCACATGGCTGCGCACCGACGCGGCCAGCACCCCGTACGCGGCGAACACGGCGAACGTCGCCAGCATGAACACCCCGCCGAGCCCCACCATCCGCACCACCGCGTGCGGCTCCCCGGGGCTCACGAACTGCGGCAGGAACGCGAAGAAGAAGATCGTCAGCTTCGGGTTGAGGATGTTGATCAGCACGCCCCGCACGATCACCCGCCGCGCGGACACCGGCGCCGCCCGCTCCTCCACCACGAGCGCCTCCTTGTCCCGCACCGTCGCCCACGCCATGTACAGGAGGTAGGCGACCCCGGCGTACTTCAGTACCTGGAACGCGGTCGCGCTGGCGTGCAGCAGGGCGGCGACCCCGGTGACCGTGGCCAGCAGATGCGGCACGATCCCGAGCGTGCACCCGAAGGCCGCGACGACGCTCGCGCGCCGGCCCGGGAGAGCGCGGCGGCGAGAGTGTAGACGACTCCGGTTCCCGGTGTGGCGACGACGACAAGAGTGGTCAGCAGAAACGCGATGCTCATGCGCTCACCCTGGCGCCGCCACTCCCGGAGACAGGGCCAATCGGCAGCGGCGCTGAAGGACCAATCCTGCCGACCACACAAGTGCTCAACCGCCCCACCGTTCGACATGCCTCACACCCGCTCCGAGAATGGAAAGAGCCGGCGAGCAGTCTCCCCGGCGGCGCCTGCCCACCGGCCGCGCGGAACTCCTGCGCCGCCCCAGGGAGCGCGTCATGACGGTCCGCATCGCCACCTTCAACACCGAGAACCTCTTCCGCCGCCCCAAGGTCTTCCGCCTCCCGAGCGACAAGCAGCGCCGGGAGATCCTGAACGACTACACGAAGCTGGTCTCCCTCCTGGAGAAGAAGACCTACGACGACAAGACCAAGGAACGCATCGCCGAACTCCTCAAGAAGCACCGGGCGCACGACTCCCGCAAGGACAGGCCGCTCTTCGTCAACGAGACCCGCGGTCAGGGCACGCTGTTCAAGACGAGAGGCAGCGGCGAGCACGTCACCTTCGAGATCGTCGCCACGGGCCGCTCGGGGTGGACCGGCTGGGTGGAGCTGGTCCGTGACGACCTCGACTGGGAGGCCGTGCACAACACCGGCCGGGTGATCGCCGAGGTCGACGCCGACATCCTGCTCACCGTGGAGGTGGAGGACCGCACGACCCTGCGCCGCTTCAACGAGCAGGTGCTGGGCGGCGACCTGAAGAAGACCCCGTATCCGTACGACATGGTGATCGACGGCAACGACCCGCGCGGCATCGACGTGGGGGTCCTCAGCCGCCACCCGATCACGTCCATGAGGTCCCACGTCTTCGACCCCGACCCGGACCGGCCGGGCGAGTATCTCTTCAGCCGGGACTGCCCCGAGTACGAGATCCAGATCGGCGGCACCCCGCTGTGGCTGCTCGGCAACCACCTGAAGAGCCAGAGCGGCGACGACCCGGAGCTGCGCATCGCCCAGGCCCGGCGCGTGGCGTCGATCTACCAGACCGCCCTGGAGCGTTCCCCGTACGTCGTGGTCGCCGGGGACCTCAACGACGAACCGTCCAGCGAGGCGATCCGGGCCCTGCTGGGCACCGGCCTGCGGGACGTGATGAGCCACCCGGGGTACCGGGGCACCCCGGGCACCCACGGCGCGGGCACGTCCGAGCGCCAGAAGCTCGATTATCTGATGTTGCCGCCGCCGCTGTGGGAGCAGGTGCAGCACGTCGAGGTCGAACGGCGCGGCATCTGGGCGCCCTCCACGATCAAGTCCTTCGACACCGTCACCTCGAAGTGGAACCGCGCCTCGGACCACGCGGCCGTCTACGCGGACCTCGACCTCTGAAACGCGCCGGTGCCGGGTTCCTCCGCGGAGGAACCCGGCACCGCCGTAGACCCAGGAGCGATCAGCAGCCGACCAGACGGGCGGCCAGGTAGCCCTCGATCTGGTCGAGGGAGACGCGCTCCTGCTTCATCGAGTCGCGCTCGCGGACGGTGACCGCGTTGTCCTCCAGGGTGTCGAAGTCGACGGTCACGCAGAACGGCGTGCCGATCTCGTCCTGGCGGCGGTAGCGGCGGCCGATCGCGCCGGCGTCGTCGAACTCGATGTTCCAGTTCTGGCGCAGCGCCTGGGCGAGGCCCTTGGCCTTCGGGGACAGCTCCGGGTTCCGGGACAGCGGGAGCACCGCGACCTTCACCGGCGCCAGGCGCTGGTCCAGGCGCAGCACGGTCCGCTTCTCCATCTTGCCCTTGGCGTTGGGCGCCTCGTCCTCGATGTAGGCGTCGAGGAGGAAGGCGAGCATGGCCCGGCCGACACCGGCCGCGGGCTCGATGACGTACGGAGTCCAGCGTTCGCCGGCCTCCTGGTCGAAGTAGGTGAGGTCCTGGCCGGAAACCTTGGAGTGGGCGCCGAGGTCGTAGTCGGTGCGGTTGGCGACGCCCTCCAGCTCGCCCCACTCGCTGCCGCCGAACTGGAAGCGGTACTCGATGTCGGCGGTGCGCTTGGAGTAGTGGGAGAGCTTCTCCTTGGGGTGCTCGTACCAGCGCATGTTCTCCTCACGGAGACCCAGGCCGGTGTACCAGTTCCAGCGCTGCTCCATCCAGTACTCCTGCCACTTCTCGTCCTCGCCCGGCTTGACGAAGAACTCCATCTCCATCTGCTCGAACTCGCGGGTGCGGAAGATGAAGTTGCCCGGCGTGATCTCGTTGCGGAAGGACTTGCCCATCTGGGCGATGCCGAACGGCGGCTTGCGGCGCGAGGTGGTCTGCACCTGGGAGAAGTTGGTGAAGATGCCCTGCGCGGTCTCGGGCCGCAGGTAGGCGATGGAGCCGGAGTCCTGGGTCGGGCCGAGGTGGGTGGACAGCAGGCCCGAGAACTGCTTGGGCTCGGTGAACTGGCCCTTGTTGCCGCAGTTCGGGCAGTTGACATCGGCCAGGCCGTTCTCCGGCAGGCGGTTGTGCTTGGCCTCGTAGGCCTCCTCCAGGTGGTCCGCGCGGAACCGCTTGTGGCAGGAGGTGCACTCGGTCAGCGGGTCCGTGAAGGTGGCGACGTGGCCGGAGGCGACCCAGACCTCGGGGGCCAGGATCACGGACGAGTCGATACCGACGACGTCCTCGCGCGACGTCACCATGTAGCGCCACCACTGGCGCTTGAGGTTCTCCTTGAGCTCGACACCCAGGGGGCCGTAGTCCCAAGCGGCGCGCTGGCCGCCGTAGATCTCACTACAGGGGAATACGAAGCCACGGCGCTTGCTCAGGCTGACGATGGTGTCGATCTTGTCGGCGGCCACGGTGCTCTCTTCATTACGACGACGGGCGACGAAGCGAGTTGCTTCCAGCGAATGCTTCAGGTTACCGGCGGGGGCGCCCCCTCAATCAAATCGCTCCCCCTTCCGCGACCGCCAGACCCCCTCCCCGGAACCTCCTCAGCCGGCTTGTTGACAACGGTTTCCATATTTGATGAAAATGAGTGTCATGAACGTACGACGACGCCTCATATCCGCCACCGCGGTCACCGCGGCCACCGCTCTCGGCCTCGGCGCTCTCTCCGCCTGCTCCAGCGACAGCGCGGCGACGGGCAACACGGACAAGTTCGACGTCGTCGCGTCGTTCTACCCGATGGCGTTCCTCGCCCAGCAGATAGGCGGCGACCACGCGAACGTCACCAGCCTGACCGAGCCCGGCCAGGAGCCCCACGACCTGGAGATCAGCACCAAGCAGCGGGCCCAGCTCGAAGAGGCCGACGCGGCGCTCTTCCTCAAGGGTCTCCAGCCCGCCGTCGACGAGGCCGTCGCCCAGACCGGCATCAAGACGAAGATCGACGCGGCCACGCTGACCACCCTGGAGGACCACGGCAACACCGAGCACAGCCACGAGGGTGAGGAGGCGCACGCCGAGGAGAGCCACCCCGAGGAGAGCCACTCCGAGGAAGGCCACTCCGAGGAGGAGGAGCACGCGCGCGACCCGCACGTCTGGCTGGACCCGGTGAAGTACGCCGAGGTCGCCGAGGGCGTGGGCAAGGCCTTCGAGAAGGCCGACCCGGACCACGCGGTCGACTACAAGAAGAACACCGCGGCCCTGGTCAAGAAGCTGAACGACCTCAACGGCGAGTTCGAGAACGGCCTGAAGAACACCAAGAC encodes the following:
- a CDS encoding TetR family transcriptional regulator, producing the protein MAPTSETLTAERILEATEEVLRRHGPAKATVVDVARALGVSHGSVYRHFRTKAALREAVTKRWLDRTSGELSGIVAADSAPETRLRDWLAALFAAKRRKAGGDPELFATYMVLTDENGTAVGEHIADLTSQLTRIIQAGVETGDFAATPDPGTTARALFHATGRFHDPCYAREWEEPGIEADFTAVMDLVVRGLRA
- a CDS encoding aldo/keto reductase, which gives rise to MTMRTRTLGTTGPQVSALGLGCMGMSALYGEADRAESVATIHAALEAGVTLLDTGDFYGMGHNEMLIGEALRAAPAARREQALVSVKFGAMRDPDGGWSGYDGRPAAVKNFAAYSLQRLGVDHIDVYRIARLDPEVPIEETVGAIAELVEKGCVRHIGLSEVGAETIRRAAATAPISDLQIEYSLISRGIEDEILPTTRELGIGITAYGVLSRGLISGHFTADRQLGAGDFRAMSPRFQGDNLRHNLNLVEALREIAEQKGVSVAQIAIAWVLSRGEDIVPLVGARRRDRLTEALAALDVTPDAADLAAIEEVVPPGAAAGDRYPAAQMAHLES
- a CDS encoding endonuclease/exonuclease/phosphatase family protein, which codes for MERAGEQSPRRRLPTGRAELLRRPRERVMTVRIATFNTENLFRRPKVFRLPSDKQRREILNDYTKLVSLLEKKTYDDKTKERIAELLKKHRAHDSRKDRPLFVNETRGQGTLFKTRGSGEHVTFEIVATGRSGWTGWVELVRDDLDWEAVHNTGRVIAEVDADILLTVEVEDRTTLRRFNEQVLGGDLKKTPYPYDMVIDGNDPRGIDVGVLSRHPITSMRSHVFDPDPDRPGEYLFSRDCPEYEIQIGGTPLWLLGNHLKSQSGDDPELRIAQARRVASIYQTALERSPYVVVAGDLNDEPSSEAIRALLGTGLRDVMSHPGYRGTPGTHGAGTSERQKLDYLMLPPPLWEQVQHVEVERRGIWAPSTIKSFDTVTSKWNRASDHAAVYADLDL
- a CDS encoding glycine--tRNA ligase, whose amino-acid sequence is MAADKIDTIVSLSKRRGFVFPCSEIYGGQRAAWDYGPLGVELKENLKRQWWRYMVTSREDVVGIDSSVILAPEVWVASGHVATFTDPLTECTSCHKRFRADHLEEAYEAKHNRLPENGLADVNCPNCGNKGQFTEPKQFSGLLSTHLGPTQDSGSIAYLRPETAQGIFTNFSQVQTTSRRKPPFGIAQMGKSFRNEITPGNFIFRTREFEQMEMEFFVKPGEDEKWQEYWMEQRWNWYTGLGLREENMRWYEHPKEKLSHYSKRTADIEYRFQFGGSEWGELEGVANRTDYDLGAHSKVSGQDLTYFDQEAGERWTPYVIEPAAGVGRAMLAFLLDAYIEDEAPNAKGKMEKRTVLRLDQRLAPVKVAVLPLSRNPELSPKAKGLAQALRQNWNIEFDDAGAIGRRYRRQDEIGTPFCVTVDFDTLEDNAVTVRERDSMKQERVSLDQIEGYLAARLVGC
- a CDS encoding zinc ABC transporter substrate-binding protein translates to MNVRRRLISATAVTAATALGLGALSACSSDSAATGNTDKFDVVASFYPMAFLAQQIGGDHANVTSLTEPGQEPHDLEISTKQRAQLEEADAALFLKGLQPAVDEAVAQTGIKTKIDAATLTTLEDHGNTEHSHEGEEAHAEESHPEESHSEEGHSEEEEHARDPHVWLDPVKYAEVAEGVGKAFEKADPDHAVDYKKNTAALVKKLNDLNGEFENGLKNTKTKVFFTNHAAFGYLAERYGLTQEAISGLDPESEPSAARVRELQQEAKADGVTTVFYETLVSDKTAKTLARDAKLKTDVLDPLEGITDKSRGDDYFQVMEANLKALRTALGAK